GGCGTACTGCGTCATTGAAAGAAGTAAAATTGCCAGCAATATCTGTCTCCCAATAGCCTTCTTGAATGTCCTCCAAGATGGTCCGGTACTTCGCCTCTGACTGCCTTAAGGCTTCAACCGTCTGTGCGTGTTCGGTAACATCACGGCCGACTCCCCGAAAGCCGATTATCTCATCTTTTTCGTTTTTCAGAGGGAAAGCTGATATTTCAGCTAGCCCAGTACTGCCATCTTTTCGAGTCATTTTGAAAGTAATGCCTCTGCTTGGCTGGCCCGTAAGATAGATCTGATTAAAGGCCTTGTATACTTTATCTACATCTTCAGGGGCAGTATCAGCCCGATAATTCATTCCTATCAGCTCTTCACTGGAATACCCTAGATTGCGGCAGTGGGCTTCATTTGTGAAAGTAAAGTTACCGGCAAGATCAACCTCGAAGTAGCCATCTTTCATCTCCTCCATTATGGTCCGATATCTTTCCTCTGACTGTCTTAGGTTTGTTTTGGCTGCGTGGAGGTCCGTAATGTCGTGACTGTCCACAAGCACACCTGAAATAGTCCCGTCGATGTCGAAATAATGCTGGTAAGTAACGTCCATAAATCTACGTCCCAATGCGGGGTAATTAAACCACGACTGATAGCGTACTTGCTCGCCGGCAAAGGACCGGTCCAAATAGCCTTTAACGAGTTTGTCGAAGGTTTCAGGCCTTAAAAGCTCGCTGATGTGGTGTCCCACGATCTCTTCGCGTGACCTATTATATGCTCTAAGGTAGCTATCATTTACTGCTCGATAGATATAATTCCTGTCGACAAGTGACAAGAGGTCGGTGGTTGCGGAGGCTATGCGTTCCCATACATTAGAGGCCTCCTGCTTCCCCGTTGGTAATTTCTTTAACCTATCATCCTTTATCTTCACATTCCCTCCCTAGCTACATCTCACCTTGTACCAAATCTGTCCCTTTGCGCGATTTGAAAGACTTGTCCATATGTATGTTCAGAAAGCGTTTTTCTTTTCCTCCGCTTTTTTTAATTTAGGAATAAACCTCATAGTTTTTTTACCTTTGCTCTGGAGGTGCAGGACAATATCGACTATGACCGGGGCAAATTGTTTACCTTTACCCTTTTCCAGTTCGGAGCAGGCGGCTTCATCGGACATTGCCGGTCGATAAGGGCGGTCTGAGGTCATGGCATCATAGGCATCGGCTACGGCTAGAGCCATGGCTCCTTGCGACAATATATTAGTGTAGGCCTCAGCAACTGCTATGATGCTATTCCCTTGTGTCATTTGCTCGCCTGATAGCCCATCAGGGTAGCCGGTGCCATCATAGCGCTCGTGGTGATGTCTGACCATCTCCAATATTTCCTTATCTTCGACTATAGGGCTTAAGATGCGCTCACCTACTTCACAGTGGGACTTTACCAGCTCGAACTCTTCACTGGTGAGCTTGCCAGGCTTGTTTAAGATTAATTCGCTGACTCCTATCTTACCGACATCGTGAAGCAACCCGGCCAGCTTTATCTTCTCGGTCGTGCCTTTTGCTAGGGTTAATTCCCGGGCTACGGCCACGGCTATTTCTGTCACCCTCTCCGAGTGCCCGTGAGTATATTTGTCCTTGGCTTCTAGGGCGTAAGCTAGGGAGGTGGTGGAATTGAGAAACGACTGGCGTATTTTCTTGGTCTGTTCTGCAACTCTCTGTTCCAGATGAAGCTGATAGTCTCTGTTTTCAATCATCAATTTTCTTTTCTCCAGGGCTCTGTCCATGCTAATCGAGAGCACGTTTAGCTCAACGGGCTTGATGATGTAATCATAAGCACCTAGCCTCATCAGGTTTATAGCTGTCTGGATATCAGCTATGGCAGTTATCATGATGACGGCAATATCTGGATGCGTAGTTTTGATTTCCTGCAATACTTCGGGACCGGGCTTGCCTGGCATCATAATGTCCAGCAAAATCAGATCAACCTGGTCAGTTTTCACTAGTTTCAAGGCACTGTTACCATCAGGGGCGGTGAGGCAGTGGTAGCCATCATCGGTCAGCTTGCGGGAAAGGATTTCTCTTACCCGTATCTCATCATCCACGATTAAAATTTTTGCCTTGTTTTTGCTATTCATAACTCGTGCCCTTGCTTTCTGATAATAATCAATTCATGAGGGCTTGCCATGCCTCTGGCGCTCTTCTCGATGAGAGTATATGAAGGCCGGGATTGCCCTGGCGCTCTGTGTCTGGCGGTAGTCCTATTGCGTCATTGCTGTTCCTTTGTTTCTCGTTAGCCTGAACGAAGTGCAATTCAACATGTAGGGGCAGGTCTTTAGAACTGTCTGAAGTCTGAAGCGGATAGACCTGAAGTCCTATCACTTCATCATCTACAATAATCAAGATTTTTACTTTATTCATATCGTCGGCAGTCATTTTTCTGCAAGTGTCCTTTCAATTATGTCTATTAGCTCTATCGGAGTTAAAGGCTTGGGTAAATACGGTCTTCCAGATGAGACAAGGAAGTCATTGGTTTCCTTGCTCATTGTGTCGCCAGTGATGAATACAGTTTTATTAGCCATATCGGAGCGTTTCTGTTTCAAGGTCTCGTAGAGTTCTCTCCCGCCCAGTCCAGACATCTTAATGTCAGCTATAAGGAGGTCGTAGTCGTTTTCAGCCAGCTTGGTTAAAGCGGCTTTACCACTGGGTACGGTGTGCGCTTGGAGCCCGTTATTTGAGAGAATTCTGGCCACAATAGTGCAGATTGCTGGCTCATCATCCACAATCAATACATTCTTTGACATCATGTTTCACCTCCTACTGCCCTGTTTGGCCATTGACTGTCGGCTGCTGATTGAATGTATGGACAGCTTGTAGTATCTCATTATCAGTGAAAGGCTTAATCATTATCATAAAAGGGCCATGCTCCTTGGCTTTCTTGAGCAATTCGCTGTCCGGATAACCGGTGATGATGGCTATTGGTACCTGCTTGTCTATTTTCCTGATGCGTCGGAAAAGCTCGCTGCCATCAAGTTCAGGCATGGCCAAGTCAAGGAAAATCAAATCGAAGCGCTGTCTGTTGACAAGTTCCAGTGCCTCAAGACTGCTTACCATGGTCGTTACCTGGCAACCGTTTTTCTCCAGAGTGTCCCTGAAGAGTTGTCCGATAACGGCTTCATCGTCAACGACTAAGATGTGGGCTGACCTGCCCACCGTCTGCTGGAGTAGCCATTTATCGATCTGGTCTCTGTCGAATCGGAACTGCTTACCGATTTTAATCGCCGGTATCTCGCCCTTATTGGCCTTTCGTATCACTGTTGTGTGGTTTAGCTTGAGATATTTTGCTAGTTCTTGAGGAGTAAGCAATTCTTGCATATTGAAATGCCCCCTTTTGTGAGTCTGAAGTCATTATACGTCCTTACATGCATTTGTCAATACCTTCAATAACTTTGTAGTATAAAAATTGCATAAGAGCATTTTGGAGCATTTTACTGACAAATACGAAAATTAGGCAAAGCAGAGCAAGACGAGGCGGTTAGATATTACCAATGTGTGATGACTAATGTACTGGGTGTATAAAGCTGACTTGTTAGGATAGGTGAGCGATATTGAGCATTGCTCAGGAAGCTATGTGCCCAGTTCGCTGCGGACGCTGATGAAGGCAAGCAGATTGTCACGGGCGATCATGCCGATGATGGTGCCGTCTTTAACTACCGGAAGTTGATTGATGTTATTTTCCGTCAATATTCGCAGGACGGTGCCCAGGTCTTCATTGGGGCCCACTGACTTCAGATTAGCCAGGGGAGTCATGGCCTCCCCCACCGTTTTAGCAGGCCATTGTGTTCGAGGAACTGCCTTGATGTCGTGTATGGTAATGAGCCCGAGGACTTTATTGTGCTGTACCACGGGGAAGCAGCGGCGGCCGGAGGTCAGCATTTGCTCGTTTACCAGTTGCTGTATGGTGAGTTCTGGTTGTACAATCGGGCAATCCTGCGTCATCAGCTCGCTGACACGGTGCCCTTTGAGTATATCCTGAAGGGCTAGCTGGCGGTAGCTGCTGGCAGCGGCGTTTTCCAGAAACCAACCGATGAAAGCCAGCCATAGCCCGTTTATCCACTCACCGAAGAAAATCATCGCTATGCCGATGATGATAAGCAGGTAGCCAATTCCACGGCCCACGTTGGATGCTATCCGTGTGGCCTTGCGCAGGTCTTTGCTTCGCCACCATAATAGTGAACGGAACACCCGACCGCCATCGAGCGGGAAGCCGGGTATAATGTTGAAGCCAGCTAGGAAGATATTGATCCATCCAAGCCAGAAGCACATTGCCTTTATAAATTCAGGCACACTCGTTATCCAGTACCAAATTGCCAGGAATATGCCTCCCAGTGCCAGGCTGGTCAGTGGGCCGGCCAGAGCCATGCGCAGTTCAACCTGCGGCTGTT
The Chloroflexota bacterium genome window above contains:
- a CDS encoding response regulator, with the translated sequence MNSKNKAKILIVDDEIRVREILSRKLTDDGYHCLTAPDGNSALKLVKTDQVDLILLDIMMPGKPGPEVLQEIKTTHPDIAVIMITAIADIQTAINLMRLGAYDYIIKPVELNVLSISMDRALEKRKLMIENRDYQLHLEQRVAEQTKKIRQSFLNSTTSLAYALEAKDKYTHGHSERVTEIAVAVARELTLAKGTTEKIKLAGLLHDVGKIGVSELILNKPGKLTSEEFELVKSHCEVGERILSPIVEDKEILEMVRHHHERYDGTGYPDGLSGEQMTQGNSIIAVAEAYTNILSQGAMALAVADAYDAMTSDRPYRPAMSDEAACSELEKGKGKQFAPVIVDIVLHLQSKGKKTMRFIPKLKKAEEKKNAF
- a CDS encoding response regulator, giving the protein MMSKNVLIVDDEPAICTIVARILSNNGLQAHTVPSGKAALTKLAENDYDLLIADIKMSGLGGRELYETLKQKRSDMANKTVFITGDTMSKETNDFLVSSGRPYLPKPLTPIELIDIIERTLAEK
- a CDS encoding response regulator is translated as MQELLTPQELAKYLKLNHTTVIRKANKGEIPAIKIGKQFRFDRDQIDKWLLQQTVGRSAHILVVDDEAVIGQLFRDTLEKNGCQVTTMVSSLEALELVNRQRFDLIFLDLAMPELDGSELFRRIRKIDKQVPIAIITGYPDSELLKKAKEHGPFMIMIKPFTDNEILQAVHTFNQQPTVNGQTGQ
- a CDS encoding CBS domain-containing protein; translation: MLTEGISIGKAFGIPLRLHYSWFIIFILVVWSLTAGYFSVTYPHWNLATSIIAGVVTSLLFFGSVLAHELMHSLVAQAAGIPIQSITLFIFGGVSQMVEEPKQPQVELRMALAGPLTSLALGGIFLAIWYWITSVPEFIKAMCFWLGWINIFLAGFNIIPGFPLDGGRVFRSLLWWRSKDLRKATRIASNVGRGIGYLLIIIGIAMIFFGEWINGLWLAFIGWFLENAAASSYRQLALQDILKGHRVSELMTQDCPIVQPELTIQQLVNEQMLTSGRRCFPVVQHNKVLGLITIHDIKAVPRTQWPAKTVGEAMTPLANLKSVGPNEDLGTVLRILTENNINQLPVVKDGTIIGMIARDNLLAFISVRSELGT